A single Anopheles arabiensis isolate DONGOLA chromosome 2, AaraD3, whole genome shotgun sequence DNA region contains:
- the LOC120893289 gene encoding heparan sulfate glucosamine 3-O-sulfotransferase 5, producing MPTKRRGDQLRDCSVTLPLDILWLPKAAMRPFGPDSSHSDCVLVVGVSRPKLAALFLSVMLLSLFLTFHILYDSAVYSIQAATAISENKISILTNHIPNPPVINQPVVFPNRIHFPKTSRRLPQCLIIGVRKCGTRALLEMLYLHPRIQKAAGEVHFFDRDENYLRGLEWYRKKMPHSFRGQITIEKSPSYFVTPEVPERVRAMNASIKLLLIVREPVTRAISDYTQLRSHAATATLPQQQSLSSTSPLSRSFEELALLPNGTVNEAYRPLAISQYHVHVHRWLEVFPREQLLVVNGDQLIDEPVSQLRRIEDFLGIEPRIGSNNFYFNETKGFYCLRNETGDKCLRETKGRKHPRVDPVVISKLRKFFVEHNQKFYELVGEDLGWPEE from the exons ATGCCCACGAAACGGCGCGGCGACCAATTGAGGGATTGTTCCGTCACCTTACCATTGGATATTCT aTGGTTACCCAAAGCGGCTATGAGGCCCTTCGGGCCAGATTCTTCACACTCCGACTGCGTCCTCGTGGTAGGCGTATCGAGGCCTAAGCTGGCAGCGCTCTTTCTCTCGGTGATGCTGCTGTCGCTCTTTCTCACGTTTCACATCCTGTACGACAGTGCGGTGTACAGCATACAG GCGGCCACTGCAATTTCGGAGAACAAAATTTCCATCCTAACAAATCACATACCCAATCCACCGGTGATCAATCAACCCGTCGTGTTTCCGAACCGAATACACTTTCCCAAAACTAGCCGTAGGTTACCACAA TGTTTAATAATCGGAGTGAGAAAGTGTGGCACACGCGCCCTGCTCGAGATGCTGTACTTGCATCCAAGGATACAGAAGGCCGCCGGCGAGGTGCATTTTTTCGATCGCGACGAAAACTACCTGAGGGGGCTCGAGTGGTACCGGAAGAAGATGCCACACTCCTTCCGTGGCCAGATAACGATCGAGAAGAGCCCCAGCTATTTCGTGACACCCGAg GTTCCGGAGCGGGTCCGAGCGATGAATGCGTCCATCAAGCTGCTGCTAATTGTAAGGGAACCCGTAACGAGAGCAATATCCGATTACACACAGCTTCGAAGTCACGCAGCAACGGCAACACTACCCCAGCAGCAGAGCCTCTCGTCAACTTCGCCTCTGTCGAG GTCGTTTGAGGAGCTGGCCCTTTTGCCGAACGGTACGGTCAACGAGGCGTACCGACCGCTAGCCATCTCGCAGTATCACGTGCACGTGCACCGGTGGCTGGAGGTGTTCCCCCGCGAGCAATTACTGGTCGTCAACGGTGACCAGCTTATCGACGAACCGGTTTCGCAGCTGCGACGAATAGAGGATTTTTTAG GCATCGAGCCACGGATCGGTAGCAATAACTTTTACTTCAACGAAACGAAGGGCTTCTACTGCCTGCGGAACGAGACGGGCGACAAGTGTCTGCGGGAGACGAAGGGCCGGAAGCACCCGCGCGTCGATCCGGTTGTGATATCGAAGTTGCGTAAGTTCTTCGTGGAACACAATCAAAAATTCTACGAGCTCGTCGGCGAGGATCTCGGCTGGCCGGAAGAGTAG